The following is a genomic window from Paenibacillus thiaminolyticus.
GTTATTTTTCTTGGGAGGACGATTCAGTATTTGTTCAGTAGGCCATCATAGAATAGTCGATGTTTATGAGAAAAAGTCGAAATTTTAGGTAAAAAATCCAATTCATTGTGGGAGTGAAAACCAATCAACATGAAATATACGGGCAGAATAATAATGACTGCCATGACGCTGTGCGGATGGGTCGCACTCATCGCATACCTCATGTCGGCAAAAATGATGAATCCGATGTTGGCCGTGCTCACCATTATGATGCTTGGCGTATCTTGGCGATGCGGCAAACGGTATGATGTCGTGAAGTATGAATCGGAAATCGACCCTATGACATTGGCGTATAACCGCAGAAGTGCCGATGTAATATTTCAGAGGCTGGCTGGCAAACACCGCAAAAATGGACAAAAAACCGCCGTCTTTTTCTTCGACGTGGATCGGTTCAAAGAAATTAATGATACGTATGGCCACAATGCGGGAGATCGGGTGCTGCGGCTCATTTCGACCGTGCTGCTGAATACATCCGGCAGCGAGACCGCGGTCGTTCGCTGGGGAGGCGATGAATTTGTGTTCATGGTGCCCTGCTCTGACCGGTGCGAGCTGCGGAGCATCCGCAGCCGCATAATGAACAAGCTGGCCTTGACTGCAGAGCAGGCCTCGGTTCCTTTTGCGGTATCTTATGGCTATGCGGTATATCCGGAGGAGGGGACATTATTAAGCGATATTGTGGAGATGGCGGACAGACATATGATGCGAATCAAACGAAGCAAGCTCCGCTGCGGCTCTCAGGATACCGCCAAAATGCAGCTTTCACTACAGTAGGGAGATTGGGCAAATGGCAAAACGATATGTTGTTCGACTCGTCTTTGCACTCGTGACCATTCTGTATGTTGTGTTGGCCGGCGGTTTCTTCCGGGAATGTGAGGCATTTCCGAAGCCGGTGCAGGGGGTGCTTGATCTTAGCGGCAGCGGATGGGAACAGGAGGGCCTTATCAAGTTGAAGGGGGAATGGGAATTTTATCCGGACAGGATATTCTCGAACGCTTCACAGATTGCGGCCCTCGGTGCCAAGCCCGTCTTCATCCAAGTGCCGGGCCCCTGGAGAATCGACAGCGCATGGACGGGACCCCGGCCATTCTCTACATACGGCACGTACCGATTGCGAATTATACTTGACAACAGCTCGGAACAGATATTTTCTTTTTATGTGAAATCCATTATGAGTTCCCACAGCATGATCGTCAATGGCCTGCGCATTGGCAGCAGCGGGCTCTCCCCGGACGATTTCCATTCAAATACGCTATACAACACCTCTTATGTTGCCTATGCGCATACGAATAGCAATGTTATCGATCTGATGATCCAGATCGACAGGTCAGACTCCGTCTGGCACGGGGCCATCACCAGGCCGATATCGTTTGGACTGCCGCAGCAAGTGAACTTGGAGCGGAACCTTGAGCTCATGCTGGAAATGGGCATTCTGCTGACCTTATTGTTGGGCGCTTTTCATACGATACTTATTTATCTGTTCC
Proteins encoded in this region:
- a CDS encoding GGDEF domain-containing protein, encoding MTAMTLCGWVALIAYLMSAKMMNPMLAVLTIMMLGVSWRCGKRYDVVKYESEIDPMTLAYNRRSADVIFQRLAGKHRKNGQKTAVFFFDVDRFKEINDTYGHNAGDRVLRLISTVLLNTSGSETAVVRWGGDEFVFMVPCSDRCELRSIRSRIMNKLALTAEQASVPFAVSYGYAVYPEEGTLLSDIVEMADRHMMRIKRSKLRCGSQDTAKMQLSLQ